A part of Augochlora pura isolate Apur16 chromosome 1, APUR_v2.2.1, whole genome shotgun sequence genomic DNA contains:
- the LOC144478781 gene encoding uncharacterized protein LOC144478781 isoform X2 — translation MERYEEEAEDSDNETDPEQLLNEWLGELDSLTVGLDNVSSATLRPFNSDINTPRIDSYRFSMANLEDSQDVDLDAILGELCALERRCDGDIAATSAPDAQRQGRPNSTRITPGDNTDIGKNEGAMRTDSPDNDSAFSDTVSMLSSESSASSSGSGHKPPQTAMHTAPQQQPHQLMDAASRVKAEKIRLALEKMREASVQKLFIKAFTLDGSGKSLLVDEGMSVAHVCRLLADKNHVPMDPKWAVVEHLPDLFMERVYEDHELLVENLLLWTRDSKNKLLFVERPDKTQLFLNPERFLLGPSDRSSAEYDDHSRNILLEEFFSSSNVGVPEVEGPLYLKSDSKKGWKRYHFILRASGLYYWPKEKARTARDLVCLATFDVNQIYYGVGWKKKYKAPTDFCFAVKHPRLQQPKSTKYIKFLCAEDNASLERWMVGIRVAKYGRQLMENYRTLVDELAQEDLDMLAHARSCSVSSIAVPPQNQTQYNTSNDNARQFTENSRNGTETVNARQYDGQRQSYNSEQRQSYNNDGRLSRASSSSSSGCLSDGAPSSCEVAFECGEFPTGTIKRKPSMNPKLPLTSITRQLKEVGETVRDEPDCPSPTSSGSGTLTRRHSRRRSGTDSDGSGTLKRHHRSSNATPVSPVPPGTPVRERASPMGYNRTESQESKTPTSPIPPSMMDSITSLPPPPSPSRVTEETESDSEPLPPPPPEMFRSNLSLDSLPPPPAPGELPVCNTPELSGSSLSLASLPPPPSPLVGETGTIRRARPKQSTPTNSVTPESTPTHGASRPSSNQQMYTNALQNSAMQNNAMQNNVAVQNSQGYNMNAQNALHSNNTANSVASSHSSYPGSSASTPTYGPSSPNFATPPPFVAPPAYGSQQQHGNSQSLTRQNSKTESIYGTHSLPHSTVQPIRPNPNMDTVRRSAMKQSSSHYAAPPYLAELKAASSPQPQRRVTIQEPPTSPKSKTGTGKKITFNLPPQQEPGSPALPQRKPMPPRRSDSTRLTSPKKLAASDQAPPGDFLKDLQRVMRKKWQVAQKCKLDTTTTPHEVLGFRDPPPAVADYRETNVSNWVQEHYGADNLYENVYTTDPHAPVEYASSPARQPTVRFADENRSINIVNAIANKRRPPPPPPKRAETTHLTTTRAMH, via the exons ATTCCCAAGATGTCGATCTGGATGCCATCCTCGGCGAGCTGTGCGCTCTCGAGCGCCGCTGCGACGGCGACATCGCCGCGACGTCCGCGCCGGACGCGCAGAGGCAGGGCCGCCCTAACAGCACCAGGATCACGCCCGGCGACAATACCGATATCGGCAAGAACGAAGGAg CGATGCGGACCGATAGTCCTGACAATGACAGCGCATTCTCGGACACGGTCTCGATGCTGTCCAGCGAGAGCTCCGCGAGCAGCAGCGGCTCCGGGCACAAACCACCTCAGACCGCCATGCACACAGCCCCTCAACAGCAACCCCATCAGCTCATGG ACGCTGCGAGCAGAGTCAAAGCGGAGAAGATCCGACTGGCGTTGGAGAAGATGCGCGAGGCGAGCGTACAGAAGCTGTTCATTAAAGCGTTCACGTTGGACGGCAGCGGGAAAAGTTTACTCGTCGACGAGGGAATGAGCGTGGCCCACGTCTGCAGGCTGCTAGCTGACAAGAACCACGTGCCGATGGATCCAAAGTGGGCTGTAGTCGAGCATCTGCCCGATCTCTTCATGG AACGGGTGTACGAGGATCACGAGCTGCTCGTGGAAAATCTCCTGCTGTGGACCAGGGACTCGAAGAACAAACTACTATTCGTTGAACGACCGGATAAAACTCAGCTGTTCCTTAACCCGGAAAGGTTCTTATTAGGTCCTTCTGATAGGAGTAGCGCGGAGTACGACGACCATTCGCGCAATATTCTTCTGGAGGAATTCTTCTCTAGCAGTAACGTCGGCGTGCCAGAG GTGGAGGGTCCATTATATTTGAAATCGGACAGCAAGAAGGGTTGGAAAAGGTACCACTTCATCCTAAGAGCCTCCGGTCTCTACTACTGGCCGAAGGAAAAGGCGCGCACCGCGCGCGATTTGGTTTGCCTGGCGACATTCGACGTCAACCAGATCTACTACGGTGTCGGCTGGAAAAAGAAGTATAAAGCGCCCACGGACTTCTGCTTCGCAGTGAAGCACCCCAGGCTGCAGCAGCCGAAATCGACCAAGTACATCAAGTTCCTGTGCGCTGAGGACAACGCGTCCTTGGAACGTTGGATGGTCGGCATCAGAGTGGCGAAATACGGCAGACAGTTGATGGAGAACTACAGGACCCTGGTCGATGAATTAGCGCAGGAAGATCTTGACATGCTCGCGCATGCCAGATCGTGTTCGGTGAGCTCGATCGCGGTGCCGCCTCAGAATCAAACGCAGTACAACACCAGCAACGACAATGCCCGCCAGTTCACGGAGAACTCGAGGAACGGCACGGAGACCGTCAACGCCAGACAGTACGACGGACAGCGGCAGAGTTACAATTCCGAGCAACGACAGAGTTACAATAACGACGGGAGGCTGAGCAGAGCCAGCAGCTCGAGTTCCAGCGGCTGTTTATCCGACGGAGCGCCGAGCAGTTGCGAG GTAGCCTTCGAGTGCGGCGAATTCCCGACGGGCACGATCAAGAGGAAACCCTCGATGAACCCGAAGCTGCCTCTCACGTCGATCACGCGGCAGCTGAAAGAGGTCGGCGAGACTGTGCGGGACGAGCCAGACTGTCCGAGTCCGACGAGTTCGGGATCTGGCACGTTGACCAGAAGACACAGTCGTAGGAGGAGCGGCACCGACTCGGACGGATCTGGGACGCTGAAGAGACATCACCGATCCAGCAACGCGACCCCGGTCAGCCCTGTACCGCCTGGTACGCCagtcagagagagagccagCCCCATGGGATACAACCGAACGGAGAGCCAGGAATCGAAGACACCTACGAGTCCTATACCACCGTCTATG ATGGATTCGATCACTTCgcttccgccgccgccgtcgccgtcgagGGTCACCGAGGAGACAGAGTCGGACAGCGAACCGCTTCCGCCGCCTCCGCCGGAAATGTTCCGATCGAATCTCTCCCTGGACTCGTTGCCACCGCCTCCGGCGCCCGGCGAGCTCCCAGTGTGCAACACGCCCGAGCTGTCCGGCTCGTCGTTGAGCCTCGCGTCgcttccgccgccgccgagtcCCCTCGTAGGAGAAACAGGAACGATCCGGCGCGCGAGGCCAAAACAGTCGACGCCCACGAACTCTGTTACACCGGAGAGCACGCCGACGCACGGCGCGTCGAGACCGTCTAGCAACCAGCAGATGTACACGAACGCCCTACAGAACAGCGCCATGCAGAACAACGCCATGCAGAACAACGTCGCGGTCCAGAACAGTCAGGGTTACAACATGAACGCGCAGAACGCTCTGCACTCGAACAACACAGCGAACTCGGTCGCCTCGTCGCACAGCTCGTACCCAGGTTCCAGCGCGAGCACCCCGACCTACGGACCGAGCTCCCCGAACTTCgccacgccgccgccgttcgtCGCTCCGCCGGCATACGGgtcgcagcagcagcacggCAACTCTCAGAGCCTGACGAGGCAGAACTCGAAGACGGAGTCGATATACGGGACCCATTCCTTGCCGCACTCGACGGTCCAGCCGATCAGGCCGAACCCGAACATGGACACCGTGCGGCGAAGTGCCATGAAACAAAGCTCGAGTCATTACGCGGCCCCGCCTTACCTCGCGGAGCTGAAGGCGGCGTCCAGTCCCCAGCCGCAGCGCAGGGTGACCATACAGGAGCCGCCGACGTCGCCCAAGTCGAAGACGGGAACCGGCAAGAAGATCACGTTCAATCTGCCGCCACAACAGGAGCCGGGCAGTCCAGCACTGCCACAAAGGAAACCCATGCCACCGAGGAGATCGGACAGCACGAGGCTCACGTCTCCTAAAAAGCTCGCGGCCTCGGACCAGGCACCGCCAGGCGACTTCCTAAAGGATCTCCAGAGGGTGATGAGGAAGAAGTGGCAGGTAGCCCAGAAGTGTAAACTCGACACGACGACCACGCCGCACGAGGTCCTCGGCTTCCGCGACCCGCCGCCAGCCGTCGCCGACTACCGGGAGACGAACGTGTCGAACTGGGTCCAGGAGCACTACGGAGCCGACAACCTCTACGAGAACGTCTACACGACGGACCCCCACGCACCCGTCGAGTACGCCTCCAGCCCGGCCCGGCAGCCGACCGTCAGGTTCGCCGACGAGAATCGCAGCATCAACATCGTGAACGCGATCGCCAACAAGAGAAgacctccgccgccgccgccgaaaAGGGCGGAGACCACGCATCTGACCACCACCAGAGCGATGCACTGA
- the LOC144478781 gene encoding uncharacterized protein LOC144478781 isoform X1 produces the protein MDWMRRQDIKEEAAETPTALTPDETDECYFDEDASIDEGMGLDNVSSATLRPFNSDINTPRIDSYRFSMANLEDSQDVDLDAILGELCALERRCDGDIAATSAPDAQRQGRPNSTRITPGDNTDIGKNEGAMRTDSPDNDSAFSDTVSMLSSESSASSSGSGHKPPQTAMHTAPQQQPHQLMDAASRVKAEKIRLALEKMREASVQKLFIKAFTLDGSGKSLLVDEGMSVAHVCRLLADKNHVPMDPKWAVVEHLPDLFMERVYEDHELLVENLLLWTRDSKNKLLFVERPDKTQLFLNPERFLLGPSDRSSAEYDDHSRNILLEEFFSSSNVGVPEVEGPLYLKSDSKKGWKRYHFILRASGLYYWPKEKARTARDLVCLATFDVNQIYYGVGWKKKYKAPTDFCFAVKHPRLQQPKSTKYIKFLCAEDNASLERWMVGIRVAKYGRQLMENYRTLVDELAQEDLDMLAHARSCSVSSIAVPPQNQTQYNTSNDNARQFTENSRNGTETVNARQYDGQRQSYNSEQRQSYNNDGRLSRASSSSSSGCLSDGAPSSCEVAFECGEFPTGTIKRKPSMNPKLPLTSITRQLKEVGETVRDEPDCPSPTSSGSGTLTRRHSRRRSGTDSDGSGTLKRHHRSSNATPVSPVPPGTPVRERASPMGYNRTESQESKTPTSPIPPSMMDSITSLPPPPSPSRVTEETESDSEPLPPPPPEMFRSNLSLDSLPPPPAPGELPVCNTPELSGSSLSLASLPPPPSPLVGETGTIRRARPKQSTPTNSVTPESTPTHGASRPSSNQQMYTNALQNSAMQNNAMQNNVAVQNSQGYNMNAQNALHSNNTANSVASSHSSYPGSSASTPTYGPSSPNFATPPPFVAPPAYGSQQQHGNSQSLTRQNSKTESIYGTHSLPHSTVQPIRPNPNMDTVRRSAMKQSSSHYAAPPYLAELKAASSPQPQRRVTIQEPPTSPKSKTGTGKKITFNLPPQQEPGSPALPQRKPMPPRRSDSTRLTSPKKLAASDQAPPGDFLKDLQRVMRKKWQVAQKCKLDTTTTPHEVLGFRDPPPAVADYRETNVSNWVQEHYGADNLYENVYTTDPHAPVEYASSPARQPTVRFADENRSINIVNAIANKRRPPPPPPKRAETTHLTTTRAMH, from the exons ATTCCCAAGATGTCGATCTGGATGCCATCCTCGGCGAGCTGTGCGCTCTCGAGCGCCGCTGCGACGGCGACATCGCCGCGACGTCCGCGCCGGACGCGCAGAGGCAGGGCCGCCCTAACAGCACCAGGATCACGCCCGGCGACAATACCGATATCGGCAAGAACGAAGGAg CGATGCGGACCGATAGTCCTGACAATGACAGCGCATTCTCGGACACGGTCTCGATGCTGTCCAGCGAGAGCTCCGCGAGCAGCAGCGGCTCCGGGCACAAACCACCTCAGACCGCCATGCACACAGCCCCTCAACAGCAACCCCATCAGCTCATGG ACGCTGCGAGCAGAGTCAAAGCGGAGAAGATCCGACTGGCGTTGGAGAAGATGCGCGAGGCGAGCGTACAGAAGCTGTTCATTAAAGCGTTCACGTTGGACGGCAGCGGGAAAAGTTTACTCGTCGACGAGGGAATGAGCGTGGCCCACGTCTGCAGGCTGCTAGCTGACAAGAACCACGTGCCGATGGATCCAAAGTGGGCTGTAGTCGAGCATCTGCCCGATCTCTTCATGG AACGGGTGTACGAGGATCACGAGCTGCTCGTGGAAAATCTCCTGCTGTGGACCAGGGACTCGAAGAACAAACTACTATTCGTTGAACGACCGGATAAAACTCAGCTGTTCCTTAACCCGGAAAGGTTCTTATTAGGTCCTTCTGATAGGAGTAGCGCGGAGTACGACGACCATTCGCGCAATATTCTTCTGGAGGAATTCTTCTCTAGCAGTAACGTCGGCGTGCCAGAG GTGGAGGGTCCATTATATTTGAAATCGGACAGCAAGAAGGGTTGGAAAAGGTACCACTTCATCCTAAGAGCCTCCGGTCTCTACTACTGGCCGAAGGAAAAGGCGCGCACCGCGCGCGATTTGGTTTGCCTGGCGACATTCGACGTCAACCAGATCTACTACGGTGTCGGCTGGAAAAAGAAGTATAAAGCGCCCACGGACTTCTGCTTCGCAGTGAAGCACCCCAGGCTGCAGCAGCCGAAATCGACCAAGTACATCAAGTTCCTGTGCGCTGAGGACAACGCGTCCTTGGAACGTTGGATGGTCGGCATCAGAGTGGCGAAATACGGCAGACAGTTGATGGAGAACTACAGGACCCTGGTCGATGAATTAGCGCAGGAAGATCTTGACATGCTCGCGCATGCCAGATCGTGTTCGGTGAGCTCGATCGCGGTGCCGCCTCAGAATCAAACGCAGTACAACACCAGCAACGACAATGCCCGCCAGTTCACGGAGAACTCGAGGAACGGCACGGAGACCGTCAACGCCAGACAGTACGACGGACAGCGGCAGAGTTACAATTCCGAGCAACGACAGAGTTACAATAACGACGGGAGGCTGAGCAGAGCCAGCAGCTCGAGTTCCAGCGGCTGTTTATCCGACGGAGCGCCGAGCAGTTGCGAG GTAGCCTTCGAGTGCGGCGAATTCCCGACGGGCACGATCAAGAGGAAACCCTCGATGAACCCGAAGCTGCCTCTCACGTCGATCACGCGGCAGCTGAAAGAGGTCGGCGAGACTGTGCGGGACGAGCCAGACTGTCCGAGTCCGACGAGTTCGGGATCTGGCACGTTGACCAGAAGACACAGTCGTAGGAGGAGCGGCACCGACTCGGACGGATCTGGGACGCTGAAGAGACATCACCGATCCAGCAACGCGACCCCGGTCAGCCCTGTACCGCCTGGTACGCCagtcagagagagagccagCCCCATGGGATACAACCGAACGGAGAGCCAGGAATCGAAGACACCTACGAGTCCTATACCACCGTCTATG ATGGATTCGATCACTTCgcttccgccgccgccgtcgccgtcgagGGTCACCGAGGAGACAGAGTCGGACAGCGAACCGCTTCCGCCGCCTCCGCCGGAAATGTTCCGATCGAATCTCTCCCTGGACTCGTTGCCACCGCCTCCGGCGCCCGGCGAGCTCCCAGTGTGCAACACGCCCGAGCTGTCCGGCTCGTCGTTGAGCCTCGCGTCgcttccgccgccgccgagtcCCCTCGTAGGAGAAACAGGAACGATCCGGCGCGCGAGGCCAAAACAGTCGACGCCCACGAACTCTGTTACACCGGAGAGCACGCCGACGCACGGCGCGTCGAGACCGTCTAGCAACCAGCAGATGTACACGAACGCCCTACAGAACAGCGCCATGCAGAACAACGCCATGCAGAACAACGTCGCGGTCCAGAACAGTCAGGGTTACAACATGAACGCGCAGAACGCTCTGCACTCGAACAACACAGCGAACTCGGTCGCCTCGTCGCACAGCTCGTACCCAGGTTCCAGCGCGAGCACCCCGACCTACGGACCGAGCTCCCCGAACTTCgccacgccgccgccgttcgtCGCTCCGCCGGCATACGGgtcgcagcagcagcacggCAACTCTCAGAGCCTGACGAGGCAGAACTCGAAGACGGAGTCGATATACGGGACCCATTCCTTGCCGCACTCGACGGTCCAGCCGATCAGGCCGAACCCGAACATGGACACCGTGCGGCGAAGTGCCATGAAACAAAGCTCGAGTCATTACGCGGCCCCGCCTTACCTCGCGGAGCTGAAGGCGGCGTCCAGTCCCCAGCCGCAGCGCAGGGTGACCATACAGGAGCCGCCGACGTCGCCCAAGTCGAAGACGGGAACCGGCAAGAAGATCACGTTCAATCTGCCGCCACAACAGGAGCCGGGCAGTCCAGCACTGCCACAAAGGAAACCCATGCCACCGAGGAGATCGGACAGCACGAGGCTCACGTCTCCTAAAAAGCTCGCGGCCTCGGACCAGGCACCGCCAGGCGACTTCCTAAAGGATCTCCAGAGGGTGATGAGGAAGAAGTGGCAGGTAGCCCAGAAGTGTAAACTCGACACGACGACCACGCCGCACGAGGTCCTCGGCTTCCGCGACCCGCCGCCAGCCGTCGCCGACTACCGGGAGACGAACGTGTCGAACTGGGTCCAGGAGCACTACGGAGCCGACAACCTCTACGAGAACGTCTACACGACGGACCCCCACGCACCCGTCGAGTACGCCTCCAGCCCGGCCCGGCAGCCGACCGTCAGGTTCGCCGACGAGAATCGCAGCATCAACATCGTGAACGCGATCGCCAACAAGAGAAgacctccgccgccgccgccgaaaAGGGCGGAGACCACGCATCTGACCACCACCAGAGCGATGCACTGA
- the LOC144478781 gene encoding uncharacterized protein LOC144478781 isoform X3 encodes MSKESEKRLERGTGLDNVSSATLRPFNSDINTPRIDSYRFSMANLEDSQDVDLDAILGELCALERRCDGDIAATSAPDAQRQGRPNSTRITPGDNTDIGKNEGAMRTDSPDNDSAFSDTVSMLSSESSASSSGSGHKPPQTAMHTAPQQQPHQLMDAASRVKAEKIRLALEKMREASVQKLFIKAFTLDGSGKSLLVDEGMSVAHVCRLLADKNHVPMDPKWAVVEHLPDLFMERVYEDHELLVENLLLWTRDSKNKLLFVERPDKTQLFLNPERFLLGPSDRSSAEYDDHSRNILLEEFFSSSNVGVPEVEGPLYLKSDSKKGWKRYHFILRASGLYYWPKEKARTARDLVCLATFDVNQIYYGVGWKKKYKAPTDFCFAVKHPRLQQPKSTKYIKFLCAEDNASLERWMVGIRVAKYGRQLMENYRTLVDELAQEDLDMLAHARSCSVSSIAVPPQNQTQYNTSNDNARQFTENSRNGTETVNARQYDGQRQSYNSEQRQSYNNDGRLSRASSSSSSGCLSDGAPSSCEVAFECGEFPTGTIKRKPSMNPKLPLTSITRQLKEVGETVRDEPDCPSPTSSGSGTLTRRHSRRRSGTDSDGSGTLKRHHRSSNATPVSPVPPGTPVRERASPMGYNRTESQESKTPTSPIPPSMMDSITSLPPPPSPSRVTEETESDSEPLPPPPPEMFRSNLSLDSLPPPPAPGELPVCNTPELSGSSLSLASLPPPPSPLVGETGTIRRARPKQSTPTNSVTPESTPTHGASRPSSNQQMYTNALQNSAMQNNAMQNNVAVQNSQGYNMNAQNALHSNNTANSVASSHSSYPGSSASTPTYGPSSPNFATPPPFVAPPAYGSQQQHGNSQSLTRQNSKTESIYGTHSLPHSTVQPIRPNPNMDTVRRSAMKQSSSHYAAPPYLAELKAASSPQPQRRVTIQEPPTSPKSKTGTGKKITFNLPPQQEPGSPALPQRKPMPPRRSDSTRLTSPKKLAASDQAPPGDFLKDLQRVMRKKWQVAQKCKLDTTTTPHEVLGFRDPPPAVADYRETNVSNWVQEHYGADNLYENVYTTDPHAPVEYASSPARQPTVRFADENRSINIVNAIANKRRPPPPPPKRAETTHLTTTRAMH; translated from the exons ATTCCCAAGATGTCGATCTGGATGCCATCCTCGGCGAGCTGTGCGCTCTCGAGCGCCGCTGCGACGGCGACATCGCCGCGACGTCCGCGCCGGACGCGCAGAGGCAGGGCCGCCCTAACAGCACCAGGATCACGCCCGGCGACAATACCGATATCGGCAAGAACGAAGGAg CGATGCGGACCGATAGTCCTGACAATGACAGCGCATTCTCGGACACGGTCTCGATGCTGTCCAGCGAGAGCTCCGCGAGCAGCAGCGGCTCCGGGCACAAACCACCTCAGACCGCCATGCACACAGCCCCTCAACAGCAACCCCATCAGCTCATGG ACGCTGCGAGCAGAGTCAAAGCGGAGAAGATCCGACTGGCGTTGGAGAAGATGCGCGAGGCGAGCGTACAGAAGCTGTTCATTAAAGCGTTCACGTTGGACGGCAGCGGGAAAAGTTTACTCGTCGACGAGGGAATGAGCGTGGCCCACGTCTGCAGGCTGCTAGCTGACAAGAACCACGTGCCGATGGATCCAAAGTGGGCTGTAGTCGAGCATCTGCCCGATCTCTTCATGG AACGGGTGTACGAGGATCACGAGCTGCTCGTGGAAAATCTCCTGCTGTGGACCAGGGACTCGAAGAACAAACTACTATTCGTTGAACGACCGGATAAAACTCAGCTGTTCCTTAACCCGGAAAGGTTCTTATTAGGTCCTTCTGATAGGAGTAGCGCGGAGTACGACGACCATTCGCGCAATATTCTTCTGGAGGAATTCTTCTCTAGCAGTAACGTCGGCGTGCCAGAG GTGGAGGGTCCATTATATTTGAAATCGGACAGCAAGAAGGGTTGGAAAAGGTACCACTTCATCCTAAGAGCCTCCGGTCTCTACTACTGGCCGAAGGAAAAGGCGCGCACCGCGCGCGATTTGGTTTGCCTGGCGACATTCGACGTCAACCAGATCTACTACGGTGTCGGCTGGAAAAAGAAGTATAAAGCGCCCACGGACTTCTGCTTCGCAGTGAAGCACCCCAGGCTGCAGCAGCCGAAATCGACCAAGTACATCAAGTTCCTGTGCGCTGAGGACAACGCGTCCTTGGAACGTTGGATGGTCGGCATCAGAGTGGCGAAATACGGCAGACAGTTGATGGAGAACTACAGGACCCTGGTCGATGAATTAGCGCAGGAAGATCTTGACATGCTCGCGCATGCCAGATCGTGTTCGGTGAGCTCGATCGCGGTGCCGCCTCAGAATCAAACGCAGTACAACACCAGCAACGACAATGCCCGCCAGTTCACGGAGAACTCGAGGAACGGCACGGAGACCGTCAACGCCAGACAGTACGACGGACAGCGGCAGAGTTACAATTCCGAGCAACGACAGAGTTACAATAACGACGGGAGGCTGAGCAGAGCCAGCAGCTCGAGTTCCAGCGGCTGTTTATCCGACGGAGCGCCGAGCAGTTGCGAG GTAGCCTTCGAGTGCGGCGAATTCCCGACGGGCACGATCAAGAGGAAACCCTCGATGAACCCGAAGCTGCCTCTCACGTCGATCACGCGGCAGCTGAAAGAGGTCGGCGAGACTGTGCGGGACGAGCCAGACTGTCCGAGTCCGACGAGTTCGGGATCTGGCACGTTGACCAGAAGACACAGTCGTAGGAGGAGCGGCACCGACTCGGACGGATCTGGGACGCTGAAGAGACATCACCGATCCAGCAACGCGACCCCGGTCAGCCCTGTACCGCCTGGTACGCCagtcagagagagagccagCCCCATGGGATACAACCGAACGGAGAGCCAGGAATCGAAGACACCTACGAGTCCTATACCACCGTCTATG ATGGATTCGATCACTTCgcttccgccgccgccgtcgccgtcgagGGTCACCGAGGAGACAGAGTCGGACAGCGAACCGCTTCCGCCGCCTCCGCCGGAAATGTTCCGATCGAATCTCTCCCTGGACTCGTTGCCACCGCCTCCGGCGCCCGGCGAGCTCCCAGTGTGCAACACGCCCGAGCTGTCCGGCTCGTCGTTGAGCCTCGCGTCgcttccgccgccgccgagtcCCCTCGTAGGAGAAACAGGAACGATCCGGCGCGCGAGGCCAAAACAGTCGACGCCCACGAACTCTGTTACACCGGAGAGCACGCCGACGCACGGCGCGTCGAGACCGTCTAGCAACCAGCAGATGTACACGAACGCCCTACAGAACAGCGCCATGCAGAACAACGCCATGCAGAACAACGTCGCGGTCCAGAACAGTCAGGGTTACAACATGAACGCGCAGAACGCTCTGCACTCGAACAACACAGCGAACTCGGTCGCCTCGTCGCACAGCTCGTACCCAGGTTCCAGCGCGAGCACCCCGACCTACGGACCGAGCTCCCCGAACTTCgccacgccgccgccgttcgtCGCTCCGCCGGCATACGGgtcgcagcagcagcacggCAACTCTCAGAGCCTGACGAGGCAGAACTCGAAGACGGAGTCGATATACGGGACCCATTCCTTGCCGCACTCGACGGTCCAGCCGATCAGGCCGAACCCGAACATGGACACCGTGCGGCGAAGTGCCATGAAACAAAGCTCGAGTCATTACGCGGCCCCGCCTTACCTCGCGGAGCTGAAGGCGGCGTCCAGTCCCCAGCCGCAGCGCAGGGTGACCATACAGGAGCCGCCGACGTCGCCCAAGTCGAAGACGGGAACCGGCAAGAAGATCACGTTCAATCTGCCGCCACAACAGGAGCCGGGCAGTCCAGCACTGCCACAAAGGAAACCCATGCCACCGAGGAGATCGGACAGCACGAGGCTCACGTCTCCTAAAAAGCTCGCGGCCTCGGACCAGGCACCGCCAGGCGACTTCCTAAAGGATCTCCAGAGGGTGATGAGGAAGAAGTGGCAGGTAGCCCAGAAGTGTAAACTCGACACGACGACCACGCCGCACGAGGTCCTCGGCTTCCGCGACCCGCCGCCAGCCGTCGCCGACTACCGGGAGACGAACGTGTCGAACTGGGTCCAGGAGCACTACGGAGCCGACAACCTCTACGAGAACGTCTACACGACGGACCCCCACGCACCCGTCGAGTACGCCTCCAGCCCGGCCCGGCAGCCGACCGTCAGGTTCGCCGACGAGAATCGCAGCATCAACATCGTGAACGCGATCGCCAACAAGAGAAgacctccgccgccgccgccgaaaAGGGCGGAGACCACGCATCTGACCACCACCAGAGCGATGCACTGA